A DNA window from Theobroma cacao cultivar B97-61/B2 chromosome 5, Criollo_cocoa_genome_V2, whole genome shotgun sequence contains the following coding sequences:
- the LOC18599489 gene encoding uncharacterized protein LOC18599489 isoform X2 yields the protein MDRQQPFFLFEKVIHQLDELSLNRDDIASITDRRYPMDYFHYVKVLRVVSCPDNISGFLSFLERFYNLKKLVVVSCKFRELFEGTSLSRVIKKLESTEVWECDLLSNLTPSASFQSLTTLDVWNCQGMINLVSSSTARTLVQLMDIRIRECNKLTEIVAEEEGDRGDKIVFQNLKFLEFQSLERLTSFCQGNLGFDFPALEKVIVEQCPNMNSFCQGKLITGILRVKPGEGKGKGRQTDDLNADIKRLSEEEKPSREGRTQQS from the exons ATGGACAGACAGCAgccatttttcttgtttgaaaAG GTCATCCATCAATTGGACGAATTGTCATTAAACCGTGATGACATTGCATCAATAACTGACCGCCGGTATCCAATGGACTATTTTCATTATGTAAAAGTTCTTCGTGTGGTGTCCTGTCCTGATAACATATCTGGTTTTCTATCTTTTCTCGAACGATTCTACAATCTGAAGAAGCTTGTTGTGGTTTCTTGTAAATTCAGAGAGTTATTTGAGGGGACTTCCCTATCAAGAGTTATTAAAAAACTTGAGAGTACAGAAGTGTGGGAATGTGATTTGTTGAGTAATTTAACGCCTTCAGCATCTTTCCAGAGTCTCACAACTCTTGATGTGTGGAACTGCCAAGGGATGATCAATTTAGTTTCATCATCAACAGCAAGAACTCTGGTGCAACTGATGGACATAAGAATAAGAGAATGCAATAAGTTGACAGAAATAGTGGCAGAGGAGGAAGGAGACAGAGGAGATAAGATTGTATTtcaaaacttgaaatttttggaatttcaaTCATTAGAAAGGCTCACAAGCTTTTGCCAAGGGAACTTGGGCTTCGACTTCCCAGCCTTGGAAAAAGTAATTGTGGAACAATGTCCCAATATGAATAGCTTCTGTCAGGGAAAGTTAATCACGGGCATATTGAGAGTAAAACCTGGAGAAGGGAAGGGAAAAGGGCGTCAGACAGATGATCTGAATGCCGATATTAAGAGATTGAGCGAAGAAGAGAAG CCATCAAGAGAAGGAAGAACACAACAGAGCTAA
- the LOC18599487 gene encoding uncharacterized protein At5g08430 isoform X2 — protein MSKNKGKKKVKAEKEDEAEDWCFVCKDGGKLLLCDFKGCGKAYHPVCVGKKNSVLKSEGRWTCCRHSCSVCGGPPRFYCLCCPDAVCRLCARSAEFVSVKLKKGLCKTCIEVALLAENNAEFNSQGVKMDFEDPDTEEFMFKGYLEIIMEQEDLTFDDLHRAALKKENYDSSSDSDKIEDEDAVVTISDGDSDTDFAVIDNSLGKRKKSEKKQVHKNKIYDLLEAHFVDTLGQSNSDENENDSGSCSGNEDEHIIAVCKKQRTLSTDKVPIEEKVDYAVQKNCYASIVAENIKLVYLRRSLVEELLMQSDNFEDKVVGSFVRVKRIHGNCSIRTSFQLLQVTGIKKTSNAKVDRGILLEVSCMPVDICIDMLNDGDISEEECEDLRQRMKDGLLRKPTIVELEQKAKSLHEDITKNWIRRQLVSLQNKIDFAHEKGRRYMLERFLDEREMLKKSSEQQRLLLKLPRVIAEEIEPDPTARDSSENNCSNGSGKLQCPAVNQADGGA, from the exons ATGAGCAAAAacaaagggaagaaaaaagtgaaagcagaaaaagaagatgaagCTGAAGATTGGTGTTTTGTTTGTAAAGATGGTGGGAAGTTGCTTCTCTGTGATTTCaa GGGTTGTGGAAAAGCTTATCATCCCGTATGTGtaggaaagaaaaattctgTTTTGAAGTCTGAGGGTCGCTGGACCTGCT GCAGGCATTCTTGTTCTGTTTGCGGCGGTCCCCCTCGGTTTTATTGCCTCTGCTGCCCTGATGCTGTTTGCAGGCTCTGTGCAAGATCAGCTGAGTTTGTGTCTGTTAAGTTGAAAAAAGGACTCTGTAAAACATGTATAGAGGTTGCACTACTTGCAGAAAATAATGCAGAATTTAACTCCCAAGGG GTCAAGATGGATTTTGAAGATCCCGATACAGAAGAGTTCATGTTTAAAGGTTATTTGGAGATAATAATGGAGCAAGAAGACTTGACATTTGATGATTTGCATCGTGCTGCGTTGAAGAAGGAGAATTATGACAGTAGCTCAGATTCTGATAAGATTGAGGATGAAGATGCTGTAGTGACAATTTCAGATGGTGATAGTGATACAGATTTTGCTGTAATAGATAATTCATTGGGCAAAAGAAAGAAGTCTGAG AAGAAACAGGTGCACAAGAACAAGATATATGATCTTTTGGAAGCTCATTTTGTTGATACTTTGGGACAGTCAAACTCAGATGAAAACGAGAATGATAGTGGAAGTTGTTCAGGGAATGAAGATGAACATATTATTGCAGTATGCAAGAAGCAGAGAACATTGAGCACTGATAAAGTGCCTATTGAGGAAAAGGTGGACTATGCAGTCCAAAAGAATTGTTATGCTTCTATAGTTGCTGAAAATATCAAGCTCGTGTACTTAAGGAGGAGCTTAGTAGAGGAGCTGTTGATGCAGTCTGATAATTTTGAAGACAAGGTTGTGGGAAGTTTTGTCAGAGTGAAAAGAATACATGGGAACTGTTCCATAAGGACTTCTTTTCAGCTTCTGCAAGTTACAG GCATAAAGAAAACCTCAAATGCCAAGGTTGACAGGGGCATTCTGCTTGAGGTTTCGTGCATGCCAGTTGATATTTGTATTGACATGCTTAATGATGGTGACATCTCAGAG GAAGAATGTGAGGATTTGCGACAGAGGATGAAAGATGGTCTTCTCAGAAAACCTACAATT GTGGAGCTTGAACAGAAGGCGAAAAGTTTGCATGAAGATATAACGAagaat TGGATTCGAAGACAATTGGTCAGCTTGCAGAACAAAATTGATTTTGCACATGAGAAGGGACGGAGATATAT GTTAGAGCGATTTTTGGatgaaagagaaatgcttaagaaatcaTCTGAGCAGCAACGATTACTGCTAAAGTTGCCTAGGGTCATTGCAGAGGAAATTGAGCCTGATCCAACTGCTAGGGATTCTTCAGAAAATAATTGCTCAAATGGGTCAGGCAAGCTGCAATGTCCCGCAGTTAATCAGGCTGATGGTGGAGCTTAA
- the LOC18599487 gene encoding uncharacterized protein At5g08430 isoform X1, with protein MSKNKGKKKVKAEKEDEAEDWCFVCKDGGKLLLCDFKGCGKAYHPVCVGKKNSVLKSEGRWTCCRHSCSVCGGPPRFYCLCCPDAVCRLCARSAEFVSVKLKKGLCKTCIEVALLAENNAEFNSQGVKMDFEDPDTEEFMFKGYLEIIMEQEDLTFDDLHRAALKKENYDSSSDSDKIEDEDAVVTISDGDSDTDFAVIDNSLGKRKKSEVREYVGWGSKPLINFLKSVGIDATEKLSKFQVDIIISKYILEKNLFREQGKKKTVLCDEKLYSLFQKKQVHKNKIYDLLEAHFVDTLGQSNSDENENDSGSCSGNEDEHIIAVCKKQRTLSTDKVPIEEKVDYAVQKNCYASIVAENIKLVYLRRSLVEELLMQSDNFEDKVVGSFVRVKRIHGNCSIRTSFQLLQVTGIKKTSNAKVDRGILLEVSCMPVDICIDMLNDGDISEEECEDLRQRMKDGLLRKPTIVELEQKAKSLHEDITKNWIRRQLVSLQNKIDFAHEKGRRYMLERFLDEREMLKKSSEQQRLLLKLPRVIAEEIEPDPTARDSSENNCSNGSGKLQCPAVNQADGGA; from the exons ATGAGCAAAAacaaagggaagaaaaaagtgaaagcagaaaaagaagatgaagCTGAAGATTGGTGTTTTGTTTGTAAAGATGGTGGGAAGTTGCTTCTCTGTGATTTCaa GGGTTGTGGAAAAGCTTATCATCCCGTATGTGtaggaaagaaaaattctgTTTTGAAGTCTGAGGGTCGCTGGACCTGCT GCAGGCATTCTTGTTCTGTTTGCGGCGGTCCCCCTCGGTTTTATTGCCTCTGCTGCCCTGATGCTGTTTGCAGGCTCTGTGCAAGATCAGCTGAGTTTGTGTCTGTTAAGTTGAAAAAAGGACTCTGTAAAACATGTATAGAGGTTGCACTACTTGCAGAAAATAATGCAGAATTTAACTCCCAAGGG GTCAAGATGGATTTTGAAGATCCCGATACAGAAGAGTTCATGTTTAAAGGTTATTTGGAGATAATAATGGAGCAAGAAGACTTGACATTTGATGATTTGCATCGTGCTGCGTTGAAGAAGGAGAATTATGACAGTAGCTCAGATTCTGATAAGATTGAGGATGAAGATGCTGTAGTGACAATTTCAGATGGTGATAGTGATACAGATTTTGCTGTAATAGATAATTCATTGGGCAAAAGAAAGAAGTCTGAGGTTAGAGAATATGTTGGATGGGGTTCAAAACCTCtcattaattttctaaaatctGTTGGCATTGATGCAActgaaaaattatcaaaatttcaagtagatataataatttcaaaatacaTTCTAGAGAAAAACCTTTTTCGTGAGCAAGGGAAAAAGAAGACGGTTCTTTGTGATGAAAAGCTGTATTCTCTTTTCCAGAAGAAACAGGTGCACAAGAACAAGATATATGATCTTTTGGAAGCTCATTTTGTTGATACTTTGGGACAGTCAAACTCAGATGAAAACGAGAATGATAGTGGAAGTTGTTCAGGGAATGAAGATGAACATATTATTGCAGTATGCAAGAAGCAGAGAACATTGAGCACTGATAAAGTGCCTATTGAGGAAAAGGTGGACTATGCAGTCCAAAAGAATTGTTATGCTTCTATAGTTGCTGAAAATATCAAGCTCGTGTACTTAAGGAGGAGCTTAGTAGAGGAGCTGTTGATGCAGTCTGATAATTTTGAAGACAAGGTTGTGGGAAGTTTTGTCAGAGTGAAAAGAATACATGGGAACTGTTCCATAAGGACTTCTTTTCAGCTTCTGCAAGTTACAG GCATAAAGAAAACCTCAAATGCCAAGGTTGACAGGGGCATTCTGCTTGAGGTTTCGTGCATGCCAGTTGATATTTGTATTGACATGCTTAATGATGGTGACATCTCAGAG GAAGAATGTGAGGATTTGCGACAGAGGATGAAAGATGGTCTTCTCAGAAAACCTACAATT GTGGAGCTTGAACAGAAGGCGAAAAGTTTGCATGAAGATATAACGAagaat TGGATTCGAAGACAATTGGTCAGCTTGCAGAACAAAATTGATTTTGCACATGAGAAGGGACGGAGATATAT GTTAGAGCGATTTTTGGatgaaagagaaatgcttaagaaatcaTCTGAGCAGCAACGATTACTGCTAAAGTTGCCTAGGGTCATTGCAGAGGAAATTGAGCCTGATCCAACTGCTAGGGATTCTTCAGAAAATAATTGCTCAAATGGGTCAGGCAAGCTGCAATGTCCCGCAGTTAATCAGGCTGATGGTGGAGCTTAA
- the LOC18599489 gene encoding disease resistance protein At4g27190 isoform X1 — protein MNLSSLPSSITQLANLCTLHLDKCLLKDIAIIGELKDLEILSLQRATIEELPEEIKQLTKLRSLNLSKTKIKAIPPNLLSSLSRLEQLYLCESFVEWEVDGGKNACLVELKDLSCLTTLEFQIRETNIIPKDLFHERLERFKILIGEAWKWYGLSIPRTLKLKLNTRLLQDRGIKMLLKKSEALYLNLDELEGVKSLLYELDHEGFPNLKYLHVKSGSNIEYIIHSKQWIISKAFPVLESLFLQNLTNLKKICNGQLPPESFSRLKNVKVASCKKLKNLFSFSEARVLLQLEEIEVNDCENVTEIISEEKAIDDSEAMDKLVFRQLRSLRLQSLPQLICFCSREVHPKTSSTRSTSDKSSCCSEILDDNEATNKSVSSLSRSLRLQSLSKLCFCCREVSYIETTSTSSRDMTLLNQKILFPSKDFTSFHCIQNLTSLVIRDCNSPQHLFSVSVATTLMQLKFLEINKCEMMRAILVTEETGASHI, from the exons ATGAACTTATCGTCTTTGCCTTCATCAATCACTCAACTAGCAAATCTTTGTACGCTGCACCTTGATAAATGTCTATTAAAAGACATAGCTATTATTGGAGAGCTGAAGGATTTAGAAATTCTTTCCCTTCAGCGAGCAACAATTGAGGAACTACCAGAGGAAATTAAGCAGCTAACCAAGCTAAGGTCTTTGAATTTGAGTAAGACCAAAATCAAGGCAATTCCACCAAATCTGCTTTCAAGTCTGTCCAGATTGGAACAGCTATATTTGTGTGAAAGCTTTGTTGAGTGGGAGGTTGACGGAGGGAAAAATGCCTGTCTAGTCGAGTTGAAAGATTTGTCATGCCTGACAACTCTGGAATTTCAGATTCGTGAAACCAACATTATACCAAAAGACTTGTTCCATGAAAGGTTGGAAAGATTCAAAATTCTAATTGGAGAAGCATGGAAATGGTATGGTTTGTCTATCCCAAGAACGTTGAAACTGAAGCTAAATACAAGACTCCTTCAAGATCGTGGGATAAAAATGTTGCTGAAGAAATCCGAGGCTCTATATCTGAATCTAGATGAACTAGAAGGTGTGAAGAGCCTTCTTTACGAGTTAGACCATGAAGGTTTTCCAAACCTGAAGTATCTCCATGTCAAAAGTGGCTCCAACATTGAGTACATTATTCATTCCAAGCAGTGGATTATCTCTAAAGCATTTCCTGTCTTAGAGTCATTATTTCTGcagaatttgacaaatttgaagaaaatttgcAATGGTCAACTCCCACCAGAATCATTTAGCAGACTAAAAAACGTAAAAGTTGCAAGCTGTAAGAAACTGAAgaatttgttttcattctCCGAGGCCAGAGTGCTTCTTCAACTTGAAGAGATTGAAGTGAATGATTGTGAAAATGTCACAGAGATTATTTCTGAGGAAAAAGCCATTGATGATAGTGAAGCAATGGACAAACTGGTGTTTCGTCAATTACGGTCCCTGAGACTACAATCTCTCCCGCAGCTCATTTGCTTCTGCTCTAGAGAGGTTCATCCAAAGACAAGCAGTACAAGGTCCACATCAGACAAG TCATCTTGTTGCAGTGAAATATTGGATGACAATGAAGCAACCAACAAAAGTGTGTCTAGTCTGTCTAGGTCCTTGAGACTACAGTCTCTCTCAAAGCTTTGCTTCTGCTGTAGAGAGGTTAGCTATATCGAGACAACCAGCACAAGTTCCAGAGATATGACACTGTTGAACCAAAAG ATTTTGTTCCCTAGCAAGGATTTTACATCGTTCCATTGCATTCAAAATTTGACAAGCTTGGTTATTAGGGATTGTAATTCACCACAACACCTGTTTTCAGTTTCCGTGGCTACAACTCTAATGCAGCTTAAATTTCTGGAGATAAACAAATGTGAAATGATGAGAGCGATATTAGTCACAGAAGAAACGGGGGCAAGTCATATATAA